Proteins found in one Methanospirillum hungatei JF-1 genomic segment:
- a CDS encoding methyl-accepting chemotaxis protein: protein MKHISWFDFRSIKQKILFFGGFALLLVAACIIGYAAFALNSEAMNAAHDEMNSIAEREAAYIGKVLEEPYFTASSTASGLAGIREKNSHFARTDVISLLEGILKDHPLYNGIYTIWEPGVFDGLDEQYKLREGYDKTGRLRIYWYRDADGTLVRKMYDETTKDPGSYYDIPKKTGKGELIEPYLETMQNPPVLMASVSLPAMMNNTFAGIVAIDIALTDIEKIADSLDLYSGTGKMVVLSHEGLIAGASGDQDVAGRPFSEIAASLGLPQEIILDAVSSGEKRTFSYNGFIGSISPVIVGEAPTPWSVVVYAPADVVTRKATEQTIILIIIGIVFSIFGLFLLFLVARSISRPIEEITSVAHDLSLGDISTQVTIQQNDEVGRLADAFRILTKNLKNNAESAERIAAGDLKFKIEAASEKDVLGNSMIRMKETLSGVTATMNHLAGKAASGDLSVRGDADSFSGEFALIIRGVNATLDAVIAPLHEAMRLARQYADNDFSARFDPTVQTTGDFVSFRDAMNSIGIQVTKTIQNIQNRMVELTASTEEAQASADEVARGSSVVAEHAESVSVRADQGSEATSHILHAMEDLSVAVSDVAIRSESVSKLTEKGNDISKQGQKLASAASQGMEGIRNATGDLNRIILSIQEQMTQINNVIAIITGISDETNLLALNAAIEAARAGDAGRGFAVVADEVKDLAMESHASAEKIEEMIRNLQKESSRASDLMSRAHSQVELGYEAVGQSLTLFGDIAGMLEQIARDVSDVAASSEEEAASVSEITRNIEHVASLIKETADSAVSSAAVSQETSAAVAQIRKVVEHVNSVVASLQKEIDQFTI, encoded by the coding sequence ATGAAGCACATTTCATGGTTTGATTTTCGATCAATCAAACAAAAAATCCTGTTTTTTGGTGGATTCGCCTTACTCCTTGTAGCAGCATGTATTATTGGGTATGCAGCGTTTGCTCTGAATTCAGAAGCGATGAATGCTGCTCATGATGAGATGAACAGCATAGCAGAACGTGAGGCAGCATATATCGGGAAAGTTCTGGAAGAGCCGTATTTTACTGCCTCAAGTACTGCATCAGGTCTTGCAGGGATACGGGAGAAGAACTCTCATTTTGCCAGGACCGATGTGATCTCCTTATTGGAGGGCATATTAAAGGATCACCCGCTTTATAATGGCATATATACCATCTGGGAACCTGGCGTATTTGACGGGCTGGATGAGCAGTATAAACTCCGGGAAGGATATGACAAGACCGGCAGACTTCGGATCTACTGGTACCGGGATGCAGACGGAACTCTTGTCAGGAAAATGTATGATGAAACAACAAAGGATCCCGGATCATACTATGATATCCCAAAAAAGACCGGCAAGGGTGAGCTCATAGAACCCTACCTTGAAACCATGCAGAATCCACCGGTTCTCATGGCCTCGGTGTCATTACCGGCGATGATGAATAACACGTTTGCCGGTATCGTGGCGATAGACATCGCTCTGACTGATATTGAAAAGATTGCCGATTCTCTCGACCTGTACTCAGGGACCGGGAAGATGGTGGTGCTCAGTCATGAAGGGCTGATTGCAGGAGCCTCCGGCGATCAGGATGTAGCAGGAAGACCCTTCTCTGAAATTGCTGCTTCGCTTGGTCTTCCACAGGAGATCATCCTTGATGCCGTTTCATCAGGTGAGAAGAGAACCTTCTCATACAATGGATTCATTGGATCGATAAGCCCGGTGATTGTTGGTGAAGCCCCAACCCCCTGGAGTGTTGTGGTCTATGCCCCGGCAGATGTAGTGACGAGAAAGGCGACTGAACAGACGATCATACTCATTATAATCGGTATCGTGTTCTCCATATTCGGTCTCTTCCTGCTCTTCCTTGTTGCCCGGTCCATATCCCGACCTATTGAAGAGATTACGTCTGTCGCTCATGATCTCTCCCTGGGAGATATCAGCACCCAGGTGACGATACAGCAAAATGACGAAGTAGGAAGGCTTGCCGATGCGTTCAGGATCCTTACGAAGAACCTGAAGAACAATGCAGAGTCTGCTGAACGTATCGCTGCAGGTGATCTGAAATTCAAAATTGAAGCGGCCAGCGAGAAGGATGTGCTGGGTAATTCAATGATCCGGATGAAAGAGACATTATCTGGTGTTACGGCTACCATGAACCATCTGGCAGGAAAGGCAGCATCAGGTGATCTCTCGGTCAGAGGGGATGCTGATTCATTTTCCGGAGAATTTGCACTTATTATCAGGGGAGTGAATGCAACGCTTGATGCAGTTATCGCTCCCCTGCATGAGGCAATGCGTCTTGCCAGGCAGTATGCGGATAATGACTTTTCAGCCAGGTTTGATCCCACCGTGCAGACAACCGGTGATTTCGTCTCATTCAGGGACGCGATGAATAGTATTGGTATTCAGGTGACAAAGACCATTCAGAACATACAAAACAGGATGGTTGAACTGACTGCAAGCACTGAAGAGGCACAGGCATCGGCAGATGAGGTTGCCCGGGGTTCATCTGTCGTCGCTGAACATGCAGAATCGGTTTCGGTCAGGGCTGACCAGGGAAGCGAAGCCACGAGCCATATTCTCCATGCCATGGAAGATCTCTCTGTTGCGGTGTCAGATGTTGCAATACGGAGTGAATCGGTCTCAAAGCTCACTGAAAAAGGGAATGATATCAGTAAACAGGGTCAGAAACTTGCATCTGCAGCCAGTCAGGGGATGGAAGGGATACGAAACGCAACCGGCGACCTGAACCGGATAATCCTCTCCATCCAGGAGCAGATGACCCAGATAAATAATGTCATTGCAATCATCACCGGAATTTCTGATGAGACAAATCTGCTTGCACTCAATGCGGCAATTGAGGCTGCACGTGCCGGGGATGCAGGGAGAGGATTTGCGGTTGTGGCTGATGAGGTTAAGGATCTTGCCATGGAGAGCCATGCTTCAGCCGAGAAGATAGAAGAGATGATCAGAAACCTCCAAAAGGAGTCTTCCAGGGCATCTGATCTCATGAGCAGGGCTCATTCCCAGGTTGAACTGGGGTATGAGGCAGTTGGTCAGAGCCTTACGTTATTTGGAGATATTGCCGGTATGCTGGAACAGATCGCCCGCGATGTAAGCGACGTTGCTGCGTCATCTGAAGAAGAAGCAGCGTCAGTTTCTGAAATTACAAGAAATATTGAGCATGTTGCCTCACTTATCAAAGAGACCGCAGACAGTGCAGTATCCAGTGCTGCAGTATCACAAGAGACCTCGGCTGCAGTAGCTCAGATACGAAAAGTTGTTGAACATGTGAACAGCGTTGTTGCTTCCCTGCAAAAGGAGATCGATCAGTTCACCATCTGA